Proteins encoded by one window of Moorella humiferrea:
- a CDS encoding BMC domain-containing protein, with protein MGIAIGLIEVKSLARGLMVADSCLKAAPVDVKIRTTCPGKSLIILTGEIGAVTSAVEHGVTAGGITVISSLILGNLHPDVLPALAGVAAVPSKGALGVLETFSVTAAIKAADTAAKAAVVELLDIRLAYGLGGKGVVIITGGVGAVQAAINAAAQPLKEEGELVDAVVIPSPHPEVWEQLK; from the coding sequence ATGGGGATCGCCATCGGCCTCATCGAGGTAAAAAGCCTGGCGCGGGGTTTAATGGTCGCCGACAGTTGTCTCAAGGCGGCGCCGGTAGACGTAAAAATACGCACTACCTGTCCTGGTAAAAGCCTGATTATCTTAACCGGCGAGATCGGCGCCGTGACCAGCGCCGTAGAACACGGCGTCACCGCCGGCGGGATAACGGTAATTAGCAGTTTAATCCTCGGTAACCTCCACCCTGATGTCCTGCCGGCCTTGGCCGGGGTGGCTGCGGTACCCTCGAAAGGTGCCCTGGGCGTTCTCGAAACCTTCAGCGTCACGGCCGCCATCAAGGCCGCCGATACGGCCGCCAAGGCCGCCGTTGTGGAGCTTTTGGATATCCGTCTCGCCTACGGGCTGGGGGGCAAAGGGGTGGTCATTATTACCGGCGGCGTCGGTGCCGTCCAGGCCGCCATAAATGCTGCCGCGCAACCCCTCAAAGAAGAAGGCGAACTGGTGGATGCCGTCGTTATTCCCTCGCCCCATCCGGAAGTATGGGAGCAACTAAAATAA
- the pduL gene encoding phosphate propanoyltransferase → MSNTALIELITREVLAELRERRGKTTAAGFSAPVTPAAKRVPVAVSARHVHLAQKEIDILFGPGYQLTKRNDLYQPGEFAANEVVTLVGPKLRPLTNVRILGPVRDRTQVEISRTDAIFLGIQAPVRRSGDLAGSAPITLVGPKGSVTLPEGAIIANRHIHMSPVEAEKWGLKDNDEVTVRTVNSERPTIFGGVQVRVSPKFKLVMHIDTDDANAAGLQCNDEVEIR, encoded by the coding sequence ATGTCCAATACCGCCCTTATCGAATTAATTACCAGGGAAGTCCTGGCCGAGCTAAGGGAACGCCGGGGTAAAACCACCGCGGCCGGCTTTTCTGCCCCTGTCACCCCGGCAGCCAAACGTGTCCCCGTGGCCGTTTCGGCCCGCCATGTCCACCTGGCGCAAAAGGAGATTGATATCCTTTTCGGCCCCGGTTACCAGCTTACCAAAAGGAACGACCTCTACCAGCCGGGAGAATTTGCCGCCAACGAAGTGGTCACCCTGGTAGGCCCGAAACTGCGTCCCCTGACCAACGTCCGCATCCTGGGGCCGGTACGTGACCGCACCCAGGTGGAGATATCCCGCACCGATGCCATCTTCCTGGGCATTCAGGCGCCGGTGCGCCGTTCCGGGGATCTAGCCGGGTCCGCACCCATTACCTTGGTGGGCCCGAAGGGCTCAGTTACTTTGCCCGAAGGGGCCATTATCGCCAACCGCCACATCCACATGAGCCCGGTCGAAGCGGAAAAATGGGGACTAAAAGATAACGACGAAGTTACCGTGCGCACCGTTAACTCCGAACGACCCACCATTTTTGGCGGTGTCCAGGTGCGGGTAAGCCCCAAGTTCAAGCTAGTCATGCACATCGACACCGACGACGCCAATGCCGCCGGGCTGCAGTGCAATGACGAAGTAGAAATAAGGTGA
- a CDS encoding EutN/CcmL family microcompartment protein produces MLIAEVTGTVVATRKHESLTGSKLLLIRPLYGGRRGETLVAVDTVGAGRGELVLVATGSAARMGLGVPHAPVDMTIVGIIDQVEGDIKGLPR; encoded by the coding sequence ATGCTCATTGCTGAAGTTACCGGCACGGTGGTCGCCACCCGTAAACATGAAAGCCTAACCGGTAGCAAGCTCCTTCTCATCCGGCCCCTTTATGGCGGCCGCCGCGGGGAAACCCTGGTGGCCGTAGATACGGTGGGTGCCGGCAGGGGAGAACTGGTGCTGGTAGCCACCGGAAGCGCCGCCAGGATGGGCCTGGGTGTCCCCCATGCTCCGGTAGACATGACCATAGTGGGTATTATCGACCAGGTAGAAGGGGACATCAAGGGACTGCCACGCTGA
- a CDS encoding acetate/propionate family kinase gives MQVLALNCGGSSIKYKVFSMPEEKVLVQGSVEGIGGQDTILRHQDLAGGAPEHRKHLPRGDYGEALEEILKLLRPYRIEAVGHRVVHGGASLRRPARIDAAVLATLKACCQLAPLHNPANIAGIEAVARILPEVPQVAVCDNTFHLTLPPRAYLYGLPYEYYESYGLRRYGFHGITFAYMVHRAAAMLGRDLQELKIVSLMFGSGTTANACCGGKSIDVSTGFTPTEGLLQSTRCGDVDPGVLIFLLRREGLTPDTLEEVINKKSGWLGISGISNDYRAVEEAARQGHERARLALDVLAYRAKKYVGAYAAAMGGLDVLVFSGGIGEKSSSLRREVCRGLEFLGIKLDTERNENGSGDRLISNPEARVQVLVVHTDEEVMIARETIKVLAAK, from the coding sequence ATGCAAGTTTTGGCCTTGAACTGCGGTGGGTCTTCGATAAAATACAAGGTTTTTTCCATGCCGGAAGAAAAAGTATTAGTCCAGGGCAGCGTTGAAGGTATCGGCGGGCAGGATACCATCCTGCGACATCAAGATTTAGCAGGCGGGGCGCCTGAGCATCGAAAGCATTTACCCCGGGGCGACTACGGCGAAGCTCTGGAAGAAATCCTCAAGTTATTGCGGCCTTACCGCATAGAGGCCGTCGGTCACCGGGTGGTTCACGGCGGTGCGAGCCTTCGGCGGCCGGCCCGGATTGATGCCGCTGTCCTGGCAACTTTAAAGGCTTGCTGCCAGCTGGCGCCCCTGCATAACCCGGCCAACATTGCCGGTATCGAGGCCGTGGCGCGAATCCTGCCGGAAGTGCCTCAAGTGGCCGTCTGTGACAACACCTTCCATCTGACCCTGCCGCCCCGGGCCTATCTCTACGGCCTGCCCTACGAATACTACGAAAGTTACGGCCTGCGCCGTTATGGTTTCCACGGTATAACTTTCGCTTATATGGTCCACCGCGCCGCGGCAATGCTGGGACGGGATCTGCAGGAGCTGAAAATTGTGTCCCTCATGTTTGGCAGCGGTACGACGGCCAACGCTTGCTGCGGGGGAAAATCTATCGATGTTTCTACCGGCTTCACACCTACGGAAGGGCTGCTCCAGTCGACGCGCTGTGGCGATGTCGATCCCGGCGTCTTGATTTTCCTCTTGCGCCGGGAAGGCCTTACCCCTGATACCTTGGAGGAAGTAATCAACAAAAAAAGCGGCTGGTTGGGTATCTCGGGCATCAGCAACGACTACCGGGCGGTGGAGGAAGCCGCCCGTCAGGGGCATGAACGCGCCCGCCTGGCCCTGGACGTTCTGGCTTACCGGGCCAAAAAATATGTCGGCGCCTATGCAGCAGCCATGGGTGGGCTTGACGTCCTGGTTTTCTCCGGGGGCATCGGTGAAAAGAGCAGCAGCCTGCGCCGGGAAGTATGCCGCGGGCTGGAGTTTCTGGGCATCAAGTTGGATACAGAACGCAATGAAAACGGGAGCGGCGACCGCTTAATCTCCAACCCGGAGGCCAGAGTTCAGGTCCTGGTGGTGCATACCGACGAAGAAGTGATGATCGCCCGGGAAACGATAAAGGTGCTGGCTGCAAAATAA
- a CDS encoding rhamnulokinase, translating into MRYLAFDLGAESGRAIIGTLADARLTLEEIYRFPNEPVRIPDGLHWDVLRLFHEMKEGLRRAAARYGTGLKSLAVDTWGVDFGLLGDKDILLANPYHYRDGRTRGVMEEAFKIVQREEIFSQTGIQFLPFNSLYQLLAWRQQHPDLLSQAQAFLMIPDLFNFFFTGIKAGEFTNATTTQMYNPRTGAWAADMLAKLGLPVNLLPAVNPPGTIVGQILPRVARETGTGEIPVIAPGSHDTASAVAAVPAAGPDYMYISCGTWSLVGTEVREPVINEQTLSLNFTNEGGVGGTFRLLKNVTGLWLVQECRRTWARRGENLSYSELTAMAREAKPLEAVVDPDHPSFLNPEDMPAAIQAYCRETGQPVPGTKGEIVRCALESLALKYRWVLEKLEDILGKKLPVVHMVGGGTQNELLCRFTAGATGRQVVAGPVEATAAGNLLVQAMAMGEIKNLVEAREIVRRSFVLKTYDPENTGAWEEKYEVFVKLVS; encoded by the coding sequence ATGCGCTATCTTGCCTTTGACCTGGGGGCCGAGAGCGGCCGGGCCATAATCGGCACCCTGGCAGATGCCCGCCTCACCCTGGAAGAAATCTATCGTTTTCCCAACGAACCGGTACGGATCCCGGACGGCCTGCACTGGGATGTCTTACGCCTCTTTCACGAGATGAAAGAAGGCCTGCGCCGGGCTGCGGCCCGCTACGGGACGGGCCTTAAAAGCCTGGCCGTCGATACCTGGGGCGTGGACTTCGGCCTCCTGGGGGATAAAGATATTCTCCTGGCCAATCCTTACCATTACCGGGACGGCCGCACCCGGGGCGTGATGGAGGAAGCCTTCAAGATAGTACAGCGAGAAGAGATTTTTTCCCAGACCGGCATCCAATTTCTGCCTTTCAATTCCCTTTACCAGCTTCTGGCCTGGCGGCAGCAACATCCGGACCTGTTAAGCCAGGCGCAGGCCTTTTTGATGATACCCGATCTTTTCAACTTCTTTTTTACCGGCATAAAAGCCGGGGAATTTACTAATGCCACTACCACCCAGATGTACAACCCCCGCACCGGAGCCTGGGCCGCTGATATGCTGGCAAAGCTGGGGTTACCCGTTAACCTGCTCCCGGCCGTCAACCCGCCGGGTACGATTGTAGGCCAGATTTTACCCCGGGTGGCCCGGGAAACGGGAACCGGGGAGATACCAGTTATCGCCCCCGGCAGCCACGATACCGCCAGCGCCGTAGCCGCCGTACCGGCGGCAGGTCCGGATTATATGTACATCAGCTGCGGCACCTGGTCTCTAGTAGGGACGGAAGTAAGGGAACCGGTAATCAATGAACAAACCCTTAGCCTCAACTTTACCAACGAAGGCGGGGTGGGTGGTACCTTCCGGCTCCTCAAAAATGTCACCGGCCTATGGCTGGTCCAGGAATGCCGCCGTACCTGGGCGCGCCGGGGGGAAAATTTAAGTTACAGCGAGCTTACGGCCATGGCCCGGGAAGCGAAGCCCCTGGAGGCAGTTGTCGACCCGGACCACCCCTCCTTCCTGAACCCGGAAGACATGCCGGCGGCTATCCAGGCCTACTGCCGGGAAACGGGTCAGCCGGTGCCTGGGACAAAGGGCGAGATCGTCAGGTGCGCCCTGGAGAGCCTGGCCCTGAAATACCGCTGGGTGCTGGAAAAGCTGGAGGATATCCTGGGGAAAAAGCTACCTGTCGTCCACATGGTCGGCGGCGGTACGCAAAACGAGCTCCTCTGCCGGTTTACCGCCGGTGCCACCGGGCGTCAGGTGGTGGCCGGCCCGGTGGAAGCCACGGCCGCCGGCAACCTCCTGGTCCAGGCCATGGCTATGGGTGAAATAAAAAACCTGGTTGAAGCGCGGGAGATAGTGCGCCGCTCCTTTGTCCTGAAAACTTATGATCCGGAAAATACAGGGGCATGGGAAGAAAAATATGAAGTATTTGTTAAGCTGGTGAGCTGA
- a CDS encoding FGGY-family carbohydrate kinase, whose amino-acid sequence MEGRLLQRLSEEAARIPAGATGLLALDWLNGRRTPYADQTLKGAIAGLTLGSSAPKIFRALVEATAFGSRAINERFREEGLEIKEIIALGGIARKNDFAMQVLADVLAMPIKVAASDQTCALGAAMFGAVAAGLYPTVEAAQEKMGCGFAKTYTPDPENAAKYRRLYKDYLDLGRVLEGGGLLKAQNVGFRNCF is encoded by the coding sequence ATAGAAGGCCGCCTCCTCCAGCGTCTTTCAGAAGAAGCGGCCAGGATACCCGCTGGTGCGACGGGCTTACTGGCCCTGGACTGGCTCAACGGCAGGCGGACCCCTTACGCGGACCAGACCCTCAAGGGAGCCATTGCCGGTCTGACCCTGGGAAGTTCAGCGCCGAAGATCTTCCGCGCCCTGGTAGAGGCTACTGCCTTTGGCTCCAGGGCCATTAACGAAAGGTTTAGGGAAGAAGGCCTAGAAATTAAAGAAATCATCGCCCTGGGCGGCATTGCCAGGAAGAACGACTTTGCCATGCAGGTCCTGGCCGATGTGCTGGCCATGCCCATTAAGGTCGCCGCTTCGGATCAGACCTGCGCCCTGGGAGCCGCCATGTTTGGTGCCGTCGCTGCCGGGTTGTACCCGACGGTAGAGGCGGCCCAGGAAAAGATGGGCTGCGGCTTTGCCAAGACGTATACCCCTGACCCTGAAAATGCCGCCAAGTATCGTAGGCTGTATAAGGACTACCTGGATTTGGGCAGGGTGCTGGAGGGAGGCGGTTTATTAAAGGCGCAGAACGTGGGTTTTAGAAATTGTTTCTAA
- a CDS encoding DMT family transporter, giving the protein MTFFWGVTFPLLKIGNRYLPPLSFGAWRFFLGALCLYFWVVRRRGEVWHKRRDFGPLMLLGLLQTTIMGGALHFGSSLVKSGLTSVVLYSYPFFFTFMAFVLLKEDLSWKQITGMLLGFVGLVLAVDPWRAHLTGPEIAGLIILLCGAVSWGLASVYLKARFKEHDKLAVTTYQMLYGSVVLFLVAALIEGGVHFSWEPVALGIISYTTLFTSALGFAILLTVQTRYPAGSTSVYLFLVPVFGVTFSSLILGEKLTLNLLLGLALVALGIVIVNRMSTQGRPNYKARITVNAGR; this is encoded by the coding sequence GTGACTTTTTTCTGGGGCGTGACTTTTCCCCTTTTAAAAATAGGCAACCGCTATTTGCCACCTTTATCCTTCGGTGCCTGGCGTTTTTTCCTGGGGGCGCTCTGCCTTTATTTTTGGGTGGTGCGGCGCCGGGGCGAGGTGTGGCATAAAAGGCGGGATTTCGGACCTTTAATGCTTTTGGGCCTCCTGCAGACCACCATCATGGGCGGGGCCCTGCATTTTGGGTCAAGTCTTGTTAAAAGTGGTTTAACCTCGGTTGTATTGTATAGCTATCCTTTCTTTTTCACTTTTATGGCATTTGTACTATTAAAGGAAGACCTGTCATGGAAGCAGATAACGGGTATGTTGCTTGGTTTTGTCGGCCTGGTTTTGGCCGTTGACCCCTGGCGGGCCCATTTAACAGGGCCGGAAATAGCCGGTTTAATCATTCTTTTATGCGGAGCGGTAAGCTGGGGCCTCGCCAGCGTTTATTTAAAGGCACGGTTTAAGGAGCATGACAAGCTGGCGGTAACTACTTACCAAATGTTATACGGTTCGGTGGTTTTATTTTTAGTTGCCGCTCTAATCGAAGGTGGGGTTCATTTTTCCTGGGAGCCTGTAGCATTGGGAATCATATCTTATACGACCCTTTTTACATCGGCGTTGGGCTTTGCCATCCTCCTCACCGTCCAGACCCGTTACCCGGCCGGAAGTACTAGCGTTTACCTTTTCCTGGTTCCTGTATTCGGCGTAACCTTCAGCTCCCTGATCCTGGGTGAGAAGCTGACCCTGAACCTGCTGCTGGGATTGGCCCTGGTGGCCCTGGGGATTGTTATCGTAAACCGCATGTCGACACAAGGCAGACCGAATTATAAAGCGAGAATTACCGTAAACGCGGGTAGATAA